TTGTGGCCGATTCCGATAGGGGCGGGTTCGATACCCCGGAAACGGGCATGGATGATGGGGAGGGCCTGGGGGACAAAGAGAAAGGTGTAGGGCTGCTCCTCGGCGATAATTTCCTGGATCCTGTGATAACAGGCCTTGCGGAGTTCCTGCTCGAAGGTGCTTCGCCCCCGTTCGAGAAGTTCATCCACCTCGTCATTGGCAAAGGAAATGAAATTAAGTTCGCCGGGCCGTGTCTTGCTTGAATGCCACACGTCATACATGTCGGGGTCCATGCTGATACTCCAGCCCAGTATCGTCGCGTCGAAGCGCTTCCTGTTGATGAACTCGTTGATGAAGGCGGCCCATTCAATGATTCTGATTTTGACGTCGATGCCGATTTCGGCGAGTCGTCGCTGAATGATTTCGGCGCACTTGGCCCTCACCTCGTTGCCTTGGTTTGTGATGATTTCAAAGGAAAACCGCCGGCCGTCCCGGTCGAGAAAGCCGTCGCCCGTCGTATCGGTCCAGCCCGCTTCGGCGAGCAGCTCCAACGCCTTTTCCGGGTTGTAACGATAGCGGCGCACATCGGGGTTGTAGGCCCAGGTGCCCGGCTTGAGAGGGCCCGTCGCTTCCTGCCCCAGCCCGAGGAGAACGCCCCGGATGATTTCTTGTGTATCGATGGCGTAACTGAGGGCCTGCCGCACCCGCCGGTCCTGGAACAGGGGGTTTTCGTGGTTATAGCCCAGGTAGGTGTAGCCAAAAGAAAGGTACTGGTACTTGTTGTAGTTTTTGCGGAAGAGAGGTGTTTCAGTCTGCCGGGTGAACTGGAGCGGCGTGAGGTTCATCTCGTCGATGCCCTGGGCACGTAATTCCAGGAACATGGTGGCCATGTCCGGAATTATTCTCATGATATATCCGTCGACACGGGGTCTGCCCTCGAAATAGCCGGGATTGGCCACAAGGACGATTTTCTGTCCGGTCACCCATTCTTTGAACATGAAGGGACCCGTTCCGACGGGGTGGCGCCCCAGGGGACTCCTGGTTATGTCCCGCCCCTCGAGCAGGTGGCGGGGAAGTATGACGGCGCTCCAGCTTGCCAGTGCCGGAGCGAAGGGCTCATCATAGGTGACACGGAAGGTGTGATCGTCAAGCACCTCCGCCTGGGTCACCTTGAGAAAATCTCCCGCGTAGGCCGTGGGCGTCTTCGGGTCGACGGTTACC
This genomic interval from Syntrophales bacterium contains the following:
- a CDS encoding peptide-binding protein codes for the protein MGSRATTARILSVATLLLALLAWGCDSPRDKEIGDGEGTALSDEAPAYGDILVEGSIGDASNLIPILSSDSTSHGIARLVFNGLVKYDKDITISGDLARSWDISDDGLVITFHLRDDVTWHDGEPFTAHDVLYTWQVTVDPKTPTAYAGDFLKVTQAEVLDDHTFRVTYDEPFAPALASWSAVILPRHLLEGRDITRSPLGRHPVGTGPFMFKEWVTGQKIVLVANPGYFEGRPRVDGYIMRIIPDMATMFLELRAQGIDEMNLTPLQFTRQTETPLFRKNYNKYQYLSFGYTYLGYNHENPLFQDRRVRQALSYAIDTQEIIRGVLLGLGQEATGPLKPGTWAYNPDVRRYRYNPEKALELLAEAGWTDTTGDGFLDRDGRRFSFEIITNQGNEVRAKCAEIIQRRLAEIGIDVKIRIIEWAAFINEFINRKRFDATILGWSISMDPDMYDVWHSSKTRPGELNFISFANDEVDELLERGRSTFEQELRKACYHRIQEIIAEEQPYTFLFVPQALPIIHARFRGIEPAPIGIGHNFIEWYVPLPEQRYVMTF